From the Paenibacillus sp. FSL H8-0548 genome, one window contains:
- a CDS encoding ABC transporter permease yields the protein MTGYMIKRLLAVFPVLLVVTFLVFLSVHFSPVNPVESLLGNEASPEAVAKLTHELGLDKPIMNQYASWLGAIFSGELGDSIIRRVPVAPILEERFINTLILAAGGLVVCLGFGITVGIFAGLKSGSWFDRVVMFFVMIGANLPTFWLGIVLMWLFSLKLGWLPSSGMYDMREGKSLASLLQHLILPSLAIGISSVAIVARLIRASVIDVMNSDFMLTLRSHGMSAGRMLGKHLLRNILAPILTISGLEIGYLLSGVLFVETVFSWPGIGTLLYNSIMGHDIPFIQAGVLLVAFTYVLINLITDILVAFLNPRLK from the coding sequence GTGACTGGATATATGATCAAACGCTTGCTGGCTGTCTTTCCCGTATTGCTTGTCGTGACTTTTCTAGTTTTCCTCTCCGTGCACTTCAGCCCGGTTAATCCCGTAGAGTCACTGCTCGGAAATGAAGCCTCTCCCGAAGCTGTCGCAAAGCTCACGCATGAGCTGGGCCTGGACAAGCCTATAATGAACCAATATGCAAGCTGGCTGGGAGCTATTTTCTCAGGAGAATTGGGGGATTCGATCATCCGTCGGGTCCCTGTCGCTCCTATTCTAGAGGAGCGCTTCATAAATACTTTAATATTGGCGGCAGGCGGCCTTGTCGTATGCCTAGGGTTCGGGATAACGGTTGGTATATTTGCGGGATTGAAATCGGGGTCATGGTTCGACCGAGTTGTCATGTTCTTTGTCATGATCGGAGCGAACCTGCCTACCTTTTGGCTTGGAATCGTCTTGATGTGGCTGTTCTCGCTGAAGCTGGGCTGGCTTCCTTCCTCGGGTATGTATGACATGAGAGAAGGTAAATCACTGGCAAGCCTGCTCCAGCACCTAATCCTTCCTTCGCTGGCCATCGGCATTTCATCGGTTGCTATCGTGGCAAGGTTAATCAGGGCAAGCGTTATTGATGTTATGAACTCGGATTTTATGTTGACGCTGCGCTCGCACGGCATGTCGGCAGGCAGAATGCTGGGGAAGCATTTGCTGCGTAATATATTGGCGCCTATTCTTACAATTAGCGGACTTGAGATAGGCTATCTACTTAGCGGTGTCTTATTTGTTGAAACGGTGTTCTCGTGGCCAGGTATCGGTACGCTGCTGTATAACAGCATCATGGGGCATGATATTCCGTTTATTCAAGCGGGCGTGCTGCTTGTCGCCTTCACCTATGTACTTATCAATTTAATAACCGATATTCTTGTCGCTTTTTTAAATCCGCGTCTGAAATGA
- a CDS encoding ABC transporter ATP-binding protein — MALLHVRDLRTEFSTSRGTLRAVNGIDFSLEEGEVLAIVGESGSGKSITALSIMGLLPGATSRTTGEIRFRDQDLVKMTPQEYRRVRGTDIAMVFQNPLTALDPAFTIGNQLIEIIGMRTASSRKDRKQEAERVLHQVGITDTQRVLQAYPHELSGGMRQRVVIAMAVSRRPKLIIADEPTTALDATIQKQILQLLARINRESNTAIILITHDFGVVANISNRVAVMYAGKIVEYGKTADIIARPLHPYTQGLIGSVPDAGFSRREPAARRRLVQISGAPPDLLNLPLGCVFSERCPEAKAHCRTAEPQLSLHASGSSTACFEREELSYESVTRG, encoded by the coding sequence ATGGCATTATTACATGTTCGCGATCTTAGAACGGAATTCTCGACGTCCCGGGGGACTCTTCGCGCGGTTAACGGTATTGATTTCTCCTTGGAGGAGGGTGAGGTGCTCGCCATCGTCGGAGAATCCGGCTCGGGCAAAAGTATTACCGCATTGTCCATTATGGGGCTGCTGCCCGGCGCCACCTCAAGGACGACAGGTGAGATAAGGTTCCGTGATCAGGATTTGGTGAAGATGACGCCGCAGGAATACCGCAGGGTCAGGGGAACCGATATTGCTATGGTATTTCAAAATCCGCTAACGGCACTGGACCCCGCATTTACGATCGGAAATCAATTGATCGAAATCATCGGGATGAGGACTGCCTCCTCCAGAAAGGATCGAAAGCAGGAAGCGGAGCGGGTTCTACATCAAGTCGGTATTACGGACACGCAGCGCGTGTTGCAGGCATATCCGCATGAGTTAAGCGGCGGTATGAGACAGCGGGTTGTTATCGCAATGGCAGTCAGCCGCCGGCCCAAGCTGATCATTGCCGATGAGCCCACGACAGCGCTTGACGCAACGATTCAGAAGCAAATTTTGCAGCTTCTAGCAAGAATCAACCGCGAATCCAATACAGCGATTATTCTCATCACTCATGATTTTGGCGTTGTAGCCAACATCAGTAACCGAGTTGCGGTAATGTATGCCGGGAAGATCGTAGAATACGGAAAAACGGCAGACATTATTGCCCGTCCGCTACATCCATACACCCAAGGGCTAATCGGCTCCGTACCGGATGCCGGTTTCTCCCGGAGAGAACCGGCAGCAAGGAGGCGGCTGGTGCAAATTAGCGGAGCTCCCCCCGATTTGCTGAATTTGCCGCTAGGCTGCGTGTTCTCTGAACGTTGTCCGGAGGCGAAGGCACACTGTCGTACAGCGGAGCCGCAGTTATCACTGCATGCCAGCGGCAGCAGCACGGCTTGTTTTGAACGGGAGGAGCTAAGCTATGAATCCGTTACTAGAGGTTGA
- a CDS encoding LLM class flavin-dependent oxidoreductase, with protein sequence MKAASKQMSLGVFLLGVGHHIASWRSPKAEPERLFDYSYHKQIAQIAERGKMDMLFFADRLSLVDRYEASIKNMMNVHLEPVTLLSSLIGATEHIGLAITVSTSFANPYHLARDISSLDHLSKGRVAWNVVTTAEAEEGLNFRESHFPHALRYERAEEFVGIVNQLWDSWGEDARIVDRAAGRYADPEKIDRFVHAGNHFRVEGPLNLPRTPQGKPVLIQAGASETGQNLAAKIADVVFTASHTIEEAQLFYRSVKSKTLLQGRSQDSIKILPGIYPVIGRTEKEAREKAEYFHELVLPQVGLAWLSIVLACDLTGCDLDKPLPELPDLKDVNAGKGRFQLVSDMAKREGLNVGQLIKHMIGSRGHKTVYGTASQVADVMQEWFEQEACDGFNLLPPDFPDGLETFVDQVIPELQARGIYRTEYEGTTLRNHLGIE encoded by the coding sequence ATGAAAGCCGCAAGCAAACAAATGAGTCTGGGTGTCTTTCTGCTCGGCGTTGGCCATCATATTGCTTCCTGGAGAAGCCCGAAGGCCGAACCGGAAAGGCTATTTGATTATAGCTACCACAAACAAATTGCGCAGATCGCGGAGCGAGGCAAGATGGATATGCTGTTCTTCGCGGACAGGCTTAGCTTGGTCGACCGCTATGAGGCTTCCATCAAAAATATGATGAATGTGCATTTAGAGCCGGTCACACTGCTGTCCTCCCTCATCGGAGCAACGGAGCATATTGGGTTGGCCATTACCGTTTCAACATCCTTTGCCAATCCCTATCATTTGGCGCGTGATATCTCCTCGCTAGACCATTTGAGTAAGGGACGAGTGGCGTGGAACGTGGTGACGACAGCCGAAGCGGAGGAAGGGCTGAACTTCCGTGAGAGCCACTTCCCTCATGCGCTGCGTTATGAACGGGCGGAAGAATTCGTTGGCATCGTCAATCAGCTTTGGGACAGCTGGGGGGAGGACGCCCGCATCGTTGACCGGGCTGCTGGACGTTATGCCGATCCGGAGAAAATTGATCGCTTTGTCCATGCTGGCAACCACTTTCGCGTCGAAGGTCCTCTTAATCTGCCGCGAACGCCGCAGGGCAAGCCGGTACTGATTCAGGCTGGAGCCTCAGAGACTGGGCAAAATCTCGCAGCTAAAATCGCCGATGTCGTATTTACCGCTTCTCATACCATTGAAGAGGCGCAGTTGTTTTATAGGAGCGTGAAATCCAAGACGCTTCTGCAGGGGAGGAGCCAAGACAGTATTAAAATTTTGCCGGGCATCTATCCCGTTATCGGGCGGACCGAGAAGGAAGCGCGCGAGAAAGCTGAATACTTTCATGAGCTAGTGCTTCCGCAGGTTGGGCTCGCATGGCTGTCGATCGTCCTCGCTTGCGATCTGACGGGCTGTGATCTCGACAAGCCGCTGCCTGAGCTGCCGGATTTGAAGGATGTTAATGCCGGAAAAGGCAGATTTCAGCTTGTATCGGATATGGCTAAGCGCGAAGGGTTGAACGTAGGTCAGCTGATTAAGCACATGATTGGTTCACGCGGGCATAAAACAGTCTATGGTACGGCTTCCCAAGTAGCGGACGTCATGCAGGAATGGTTCGAGCAGGAGGCTTGCGATGGCTTTAACTTGCTGCCGCCGGATTTTCCGGACGGGCTGGAGACCTTTGTGGATCAAGTTATTCCTGAGCTTCAGGCCAGAGGCATTTATAGGACGGAATATGAAGGTACGACGCTTCGGAACCATCTGGGGATCGAATAA
- a CDS encoding ABC transporter permease, translating into MITKKSMIPSFLGSRGNAQTDTRPAISRFKAIWLRDKFALTGLTIVVLSALVSLLAPWLAPYDPYIGENLLRLKPPGTDGHLLGLDGQGRDIFSRLIWGGRLSLIAGIAPLVLSALTSLVIGLGAGYLRGKIGELLMRVVDILFAFPTVLIAMMIVTVYQAGLLSIILTIFIAMIPPMTRVVYSSVTAEIGKEYMEAARILGASRLTIVFRELLPNVVTSLLVYTTSMVGKMIIFSAGLSFMGLGIQAPQADWGKMTSEGVSVLMQGAHHVATLPGLVILIVALGFSWVGDALRNYYDPHYK; encoded by the coding sequence ATGATCACGAAAAAAAGCATGATCCCTTCATTCCTCGGCAGCAGAGGAAACGCTCAAACCGACACACGGCCAGCAATTAGCCGATTCAAGGCGATATGGCTGCGGGATAAATTTGCGCTGACAGGACTGACGATCGTCGTATTGTCCGCGCTTGTTTCCTTGCTTGCCCCCTGGCTTGCACCGTACGATCCCTATATCGGGGAAAACTTGCTTAGGCTGAAGCCGCCGGGAACGGACGGCCACCTGCTTGGATTGGACGGACAAGGAAGGGATATTTTTAGCCGATTGATCTGGGGCGGCCGCTTGTCCTTGATAGCTGGCATTGCACCGCTGGTTTTATCAGCGCTCACTAGCTTAGTGATCGGTCTTGGAGCAGGTTATCTCCGAGGTAAAATCGGAGAATTGTTGATGCGCGTCGTCGATATTTTATTCGCATTCCCTACGGTCTTGATAGCGATGATGATTGTGACCGTTTATCAAGCAGGTTTGCTCTCCATTATATTAACGATATTTATTGCAATGATTCCCCCTATGACAAGGGTTGTCTATTCTTCGGTTACGGCGGAAATCGGCAAGGAGTATATGGAAGCGGCTCGTATTCTTGGGGCATCGAGGTTAACGATCGTATTTCGGGAGCTGCTCCCGAACGTCGTTACTTCGCTGCTGGTGTATACCACCTCGATGGTTGGCAAAATGATCATTTTCTCTGCGGGTCTCAGCTTTATGGGGCTTGGCATTCAGGCTCCGCAGGCCGACTGGGGCAAGATGACCTCAGAAGGGGTCAGTGTACTAATGCAGGGAGCGCACCATGTGGCGACCTTGCCGGGGCTTGTTATTCTTATTGTTGCCTTGGGTTTTAGCTGGGTCGGGGATGCGCTTCGCAACTATTATGATCCGCACTATAAATAA
- the ssuD gene encoding FMNH2-dependent alkanesulfonate monooxygenase, which yields MKIYWFIPTSRTDETYLGSSIEAVPITYDYLGELARTLDKKGYEGALVATGKVWEDAWVVASSLLAHTSKLKFLVAIRPGLMSPTLAARMAATFDRLSGGRLLVNVVTGGDKAELAGDGLHLEHDERYALTDEFVEVWKKTLSGETVNLDGKHVKVANAELLYRPVQQPHPPLYFGGSSEAAMQVAAKHIDVYLTWGETPEAVSGKITQMRELAALEGRQLEFGIRLHLIVRETDEEAWEAADQLIQYLDEDTIAAAQQKIRKADSVGQQRMTDLHGGDRDSLIVGPNLWSGIGLVRGGAGTALVGSPQVVAERIREYAELGITHFIFSGYPHMNEAVRVADLLFPYLPISLEAE from the coding sequence ATGAAAATATATTGGTTTATTCCAACCTCACGCACCGATGAGACCTATCTTGGTTCGTCCATAGAAGCAGTCCCTATCACTTATGACTATCTCGGCGAGCTTGCAAGAACATTGGACAAGAAAGGCTATGAAGGGGCATTAGTGGCAACGGGCAAGGTTTGGGAGGATGCTTGGGTAGTTGCTTCCTCGCTGCTTGCCCACACGTCTAAGCTGAAGTTTTTGGTGGCGATTCGGCCAGGGCTGATGTCACCGACACTAGCGGCACGGATGGCCGCCACCTTTGACCGCTTGTCTGGGGGCAGACTGCTCGTCAATGTCGTCACCGGCGGAGATAAAGCGGAGCTGGCGGGAGACGGGCTTCATTTGGAACACGATGAAAGATATGCGTTGACGGATGAATTTGTAGAGGTTTGGAAGAAAACGCTCAGTGGCGAGACGGTCAATCTGGATGGAAAGCATGTGAAGGTTGCGAATGCGGAGCTGCTGTATCGTCCAGTACAGCAGCCTCATCCTCCGTTATATTTCGGAGGCTCGTCAGAAGCGGCTATGCAGGTCGCAGCCAAGCACATTGATGTTTACTTGACCTGGGGTGAAACACCCGAAGCGGTTTCAGGAAAGATCACGCAGATGAGGGAGCTTGCAGCCCTGGAAGGCAGGCAGCTTGAGTTCGGCATCCGTTTGCATCTGATCGTTCGGGAGACGGATGAGGAAGCGTGGGAAGCGGCCGATCAATTAATCCAATACCTTGATGAGGACACTATTGCGGCAGCACAGCAAAAGATCAGAAAGGCTGATTCGGTAGGCCAACAGAGGATGACCGATTTGCATGGCGGTGATCGCGACTCGCTCATCGTCGGTCCGAATCTCTGGTCAGGCATTGGCTTGGTTCGCGGCGGGGCAGGGACTGCGCTAGTGGGAAGCCCTCAGGTAGTGGCAGAAAGAATCCGTGAATACGCGGAGCTCGGGATTACCCATTTCATTTTTTCCGGGTATCCCCATATGAATGAAGCGGTTAGGGTAGCGGATTTGTTATTTCCTTACTTGCCGATTTCATTGGAAGCCGAATAA
- a CDS encoding ABC transporter substrate-binding protein, whose product MRKSTFKTGSRLLLLLTLALSVVVTGCQAATKNNNGVNQATVSPSATTSTETDAATNEPVKDGTLIVALSTDVTLLDPTRQGGWQTFLVNRNIHESLVKEDLSKTSEEAAVVEIIPSLAETWEVSPDGLTYTFHLRKGVKFQDGTDFNADAVEFNVRRAWDKEFEFFDEVSATNMSRIYNDLKSIQAVDANTFSFTFNHPFQAFLRLLAQGSTGSGLIASPTAIRELGNDKYAEHPVGTGPFVFVERVIGDHVTVKRNDNYWGDKAYAQQLIFRLIADNNARATALRTGEVDIILSPAGETISSLKQDGFSVPAANLPSVFYLTLNTQNEYFKDIKVRQAFAYAIDRESLSKDLLEGNATPAYSAAHTGNEAYDADHKPFPYDPEKAKQLLAEAGYPDGFGVTIQTYTGNEAYVEWVQRDLAKVGIQLKIETFDWATFGAQRFMKPEVGVNTMSWGFVTAYWIYVLGHSESTGRYGGYTNPAIDEVIAKANNEIDPDKALAYWKEARDIIDNDVAIVPLFSSNTSLAQGRNVKGLIVPSQNWFDLTKVWTEK is encoded by the coding sequence ATGAGAAAATCCACATTTAAAACGGGGTCGCGGCTATTGCTGCTGCTTACTTTGGCGCTTAGCGTCGTCGTAACGGGATGCCAAGCAGCAACTAAAAACAACAACGGGGTAAATCAAGCAACGGTTAGTCCAAGCGCCACTACCAGCACTGAGACGGATGCTGCCACGAACGAACCGGTGAAGGATGGTACATTAATCGTCGCATTATCTACGGACGTTACATTGCTCGATCCTACCCGCCAAGGCGGATGGCAGACATTTCTCGTCAATCGCAACATTCATGAGTCTCTCGTGAAGGAGGATTTGTCCAAAACCTCTGAGGAGGCGGCCGTTGTCGAAATTATTCCAAGTCTCGCGGAAACATGGGAAGTATCGCCGGACGGACTTACGTATACCTTTCATTTGAGGAAGGGAGTCAAGTTCCAAGACGGAACGGATTTTAATGCAGATGCCGTTGAATTTAACGTGCGACGCGCTTGGGACAAGGAATTTGAATTTTTCGATGAAGTAAGCGCAACGAATATGAGCCGGATTTATAACGATTTGAAAAGCATTCAGGCTGTAGATGCGAATACGTTCTCGTTCACCTTCAATCATCCTTTCCAAGCTTTTCTTCGACTGCTTGCGCAAGGCAGCACAGGATCGGGCCTGATTGCGAGTCCAACCGCAATTCGTGAACTCGGCAACGACAAGTACGCAGAGCATCCGGTTGGTACAGGCCCGTTTGTGTTTGTGGAACGCGTTATTGGAGATCACGTGACCGTAAAGCGCAACGATAATTACTGGGGCGATAAAGCGTATGCGCAACAATTGATCTTCCGTCTTATCGCGGACAACAATGCAAGGGCAACGGCGCTTCGCACAGGTGAGGTGGATATTATTCTCTCACCTGCGGGAGAGACGATTAGCTCCCTGAAGCAGGACGGTTTTTCAGTGCCTGCGGCGAATTTGCCATCCGTCTTTTATTTGACGCTAAATACGCAGAACGAGTATTTCAAGGATATCAAAGTCCGTCAAGCCTTTGCTTATGCCATCGACCGCGAATCCCTGTCCAAGGATTTGTTGGAGGGCAATGCAACTCCCGCTTACAGTGCCGCTCATACCGGGAATGAAGCGTACGACGCAGACCACAAGCCGTTCCCATACGATCCGGAGAAGGCGAAGCAGCTGCTTGCGGAAGCGGGTTATCCGGATGGCTTTGGAGTTACGATTCAAACCTACACCGGCAATGAAGCTTACGTGGAATGGGTGCAGCGTGATTTGGCTAAGGTTGGCATTCAATTGAAAATCGAAACGTTTGACTGGGCGACCTTTGGCGCACAGCGCTTCATGAAGCCTGAAGTTGGTGTGAATACGATGTCGTGGGGCTTCGTAACCGCCTATTGGATTTATGTGTTGGGGCACTCGGAGAGCACGGGCCGTTACGGAGGATATACCAACCCTGCGATCGATGAGGTCATTGCTAAGGCAAACAATGAGATTGATCCGGACAAAGCGCTGGCTTACTGGAAGGAAGCACGAGACATTATTGACAATGATGTCGCTATCGTTCCCCTTTTCAGCAGCAATACGTCACTAGCGCAAGGTCGAAACGTTAAAGGACTCATCGTACCTTCGCAAAACTGGTTTGATTTGACCAAGGTTTGGACAGAAAAATAA
- a CDS encoding LLM class flavin-dependent oxidoreductase — protein sequence MGDKRLDTMLLSVTLNGLGHHAAAWQAVPADENELDLSFYKKLAERAEQAGFDLLLIDDLPGFHDYDKEALARIPSARIEAVSLVSALIPFTKRIGLAAAVAVANNEPYHVARKLASIDHLTNGRAAWSIAADYPEAIKRHFGIPIDIHDEEKTEQTKEFIDVVLKLWDSWEDDALIIDKASGYYADPAKYHPLHHKGKHYVVKGALNTKRPPQGYPVLIHDAHSAVLSPFEAKEANILFTSQSELGEAQRFYGELHAKRPVHTAKVLLNITPYLGRTNSEAKAKKAKLDEAAFGYTGTLGGLSVRDAVPIFGSAAEIADQLEQWFAHRGCDGFNLVPAVSSQDLQAFAEEVVPELRRRGLFLSGQADQTLRERLGVPVPDNQFAVSRTFA from the coding sequence ATGGGAGACAAACGATTGGATACGATGCTGTTGAGCGTTACTCTCAACGGACTTGGCCATCATGCGGCTGCATGGCAGGCTGTCCCGGCTGACGAGAACGAGCTGGATCTAAGCTTCTATAAGAAGCTAGCCGAACGCGCTGAGCAAGCCGGATTTGATTTATTGCTGATTGATGACTTGCCTGGCTTTCACGATTATGACAAAGAGGCGCTTGCGAGAATACCGTCGGCTAGGATCGAGGCGGTATCGCTGGTCTCTGCCCTCATTCCGTTTACGAAGCGGATCGGCCTCGCTGCTGCTGTGGCTGTTGCAAACAACGAGCCTTATCATGTAGCCCGCAAACTTGCGTCCATTGATCATTTGACCAATGGACGTGCGGCATGGAGTATCGCGGCGGATTATCCGGAGGCGATCAAGCGGCATTTTGGAATACCGATCGATATCCATGATGAGGAAAAAACCGAGCAAACCAAGGAATTTATAGATGTGGTACTCAAGCTATGGGACAGTTGGGAGGATGACGCGCTCATTATTGACAAAGCGTCTGGTTATTACGCCGATCCTGCAAAGTACCATCCGCTGCATCATAAGGGAAAGCATTATGTGGTTAAAGGCGCTCTTAATACGAAGCGCCCGCCGCAGGGCTATCCCGTACTGATTCATGATGCGCACTCCGCGGTCCTCTCGCCATTTGAAGCTAAGGAAGCCAATATCCTATTTACATCCCAATCTGAACTTGGTGAGGCACAGCGCTTTTACGGGGAGCTCCATGCCAAACGGCCCGTCCATACAGCGAAGGTGCTGCTTAATATTACGCCTTATCTTGGAAGAACAAATTCGGAGGCTAAAGCCAAAAAGGCAAAGTTAGATGAGGCAGCCTTCGGTTACACGGGTACGCTCGGCGGGCTTAGCGTGCGGGATGCTGTACCGATATTCGGTTCTGCCGCTGAAATCGCCGATCAGTTGGAGCAATGGTTCGCGCATCGCGGCTGTGACGGCTTTAACCTGGTACCAGCGGTTTCGTCTCAGGACCTTCAAGCCTTTGCGGAGGAAGTGGTGCCGGAGCTTCGGCGCCGCGGTTTGTTCCTCAGTGGACAAGCGGACCAGACGCTGCGCGAGCGGTTGGGTGTGCCGGTGCCAGACAATCAATTTGCTGTAAGCCGTACTTTCGCATAG
- a CDS encoding 4-hydroxyphenylacetate 3-hydroxylase N-terminal domain-containing protein has translation MNHRGKRFVESLEDGRSVWLEGKKVEGLAQHAAFKGTLRTISGLFGMLDRPDEQEIIGYRTTEGHFAHSAFLVPYTAEELAKRTQAFHVWSKRTNGMMSRLSDYARSIITGWYGARVQLGRLDPHFESKISAYYREARDRDLFLTTAILDPQINRASGLEEERIAERFLHIVRKTEEGIVVRGAKMIATGAPYTHDFVIFSLLKFEQNQEDHAHVLIVPANSKGLHIVCRESYADDRPKEHILSSQYEEMDAVLFFDDVLIPWERVLLQGNVAAVQKLREYKGANSLAYHQTAVRSIAKFEFVTGVTMAIAESIGVKDYLHIQEKLGELLSQVDVIKALVIASESEAKLDESGMLVPEISYINTARNIGTKFYPRAIEIIQQVGGGGFVQTPSGMEDFYGPISKFMHLYFEGATVSAEKKVQLMKLAWDLVGSPLGSRHELYERFYAGDPIRHYAQQYQAANKAYFTDPVWKLIHEGGK, from the coding sequence ATGAATCATCGTGGGAAACGGTTTGTAGAGAGCCTAGAGGATGGGCGCAGTGTATGGCTTGAAGGGAAAAAGGTGGAGGGGCTTGCACAGCATGCCGCTTTCAAAGGCACATTGAGAACGATCAGCGGATTGTTCGGCATGCTTGACCGGCCAGACGAACAAGAAATAATCGGATATCGCACGACAGAAGGACATTTCGCCCACAGCGCCTTCCTCGTTCCCTATACGGCTGAGGAGTTGGCGAAAAGGACGCAAGCCTTCCATGTATGGTCGAAGCGAACGAACGGGATGATGAGTCGGCTATCCGATTACGCCCGTTCGATTATTACCGGATGGTATGGTGCACGGGTACAGCTAGGCCGGCTAGACCCGCATTTCGAATCCAAAATTAGCGCGTATTACCGAGAAGCAAGAGATCGGGATCTATTCCTAACTACGGCCATCCTTGATCCGCAAATTAACCGGGCCAGTGGGCTGGAAGAGGAGCGCATTGCTGAGAGGTTTCTCCATATCGTAAGGAAAACGGAAGAGGGCATCGTTGTTCGTGGAGCTAAGATGATTGCGACAGGCGCCCCGTACACTCATGACTTTGTTATCTTCTCGCTTTTGAAATTCGAGCAGAATCAAGAGGATCATGCTCATGTGCTTATTGTACCTGCCAATTCGAAGGGGCTCCATATCGTTTGTCGAGAATCCTATGCGGATGACAGGCCAAAGGAACATATTCTGAGCTCCCAATATGAAGAAATGGATGCCGTGCTGTTTTTTGACGATGTGCTGATTCCATGGGAGCGAGTGCTTCTGCAGGGTAACGTCGCAGCGGTTCAAAAGCTTCGTGAGTATAAGGGAGCGAACTCGCTTGCCTACCATCAGACGGCCGTCCGCTCTATTGCAAAGTTTGAATTCGTGACCGGGGTGACGATGGCTATTGCGGAATCCATTGGGGTGAAAGACTATTTGCATATTCAGGAGAAGCTTGGCGAGCTTCTCTCGCAAGTAGATGTCATCAAGGCGCTAGTCATTGCTTCGGAATCCGAGGCGAAGCTGGATGAGTCGGGCATGCTTGTACCTGAAATCAGCTACATCAATACAGCAAGGAATATAGGGACAAAATTTTATCCGAGAGCCATCGAAATTATTCAACAGGTTGGCGGCGGTGGATTCGTACAGACGCCTTCGGGGATGGAGGACTTTTATGGACCGATCTCCAAGTTTATGCATTTGTATTTTGAAGGGGCAACGGTTAGCGCAGAGAAGAAAGTGCAGCTGATGAAGCTGGCGTGGGATTTGGTCGGTAGTCCGCTGGGATCGCGGCACGAGCTTTATGAGCGGTTTTATGCTGGAGACCCGATTCGCCATTATGCTCAGCAGTATCAGGCAGCCAACAAGGCCTATTTCACCGATCCGGTGTGGAAGCTGATTCACGAAGGCGGCAAATAA
- a CDS encoding ATP-binding cassette domain-containing protein, which translates to MNPLLEVESVTKYYYTSSGLFRSKSKAFAAVEDVNLIIERGEIVGLIGESGSGKSTLGRLISRLADPTSGRIRFDGHDITKLDHRSMMPFYRRMQVIFQDNTSSLNPRRTIGDQIVAPMLRLGAAHNRKEAEAAAINLLERVGLKPEFFHRYPHEFSGGQRQRIGIARALAVKAEFLILDEPTSALDVSIQAQILNLLLDLREEFGLTYLFIGHNLAVIEFFCDRVIVMEKGRIVESLAAERLFQDAQHTVTRSLLDSVLTLNGTADL; encoded by the coding sequence ATGAATCCGTTACTAGAGGTTGAGAGTGTTACAAAGTATTACTACACTTCATCCGGATTGTTTCGCAGCAAGAGCAAAGCATTTGCAGCGGTTGAGGATGTGAATCTCATTATTGAACGCGGGGAAATTGTAGGCTTGATCGGGGAGTCGGGTTCGGGCAAGTCTACGCTCGGAAGGCTAATCAGCCGACTTGCTGATCCAACGTCTGGCCGTATCCGATTTGATGGTCACGATATTACCAAGCTTGACCACCGCAGTATGATGCCCTTCTACCGCAGAATGCAGGTCATCTTCCAAGATAATACGTCCTCGCTCAACCCCCGCAGAACGATTGGCGACCAGATCGTTGCTCCTATGTTGAGGCTTGGCGCAGCTCATAACCGCAAAGAAGCAGAAGCTGCAGCTATAAATCTGCTGGAGCGGGTAGGACTCAAGCCTGAATTTTTTCATCGGTATCCGCACGAGTTTTCAGGCGGGCAGCGGCAGCGAATCGGTATTGCCAGAGCACTTGCGGTTAAGGCAGAGTTTTTGATCCTGGATGAACCGACCTCTGCACTTGATGTATCCATACAAGCCCAAATTTTAAATTTGCTGCTTGATTTGCGGGAGGAATTCGGGCTTACCTATTTGTTCATCGGACATAATTTGGCCGTTATCGAGTTTTTTTGCGACCGGGTAATCGTGATGGAGAAAGGCAGAATTGTCGAATCGCTTGCCGCCGAACGGTTGTTCCAGGATGCGCAGCATACCGTTACGCGAAGCTTGCTTGATTCCGTGCTTACTTTGAACGGGACAGCGGATTTATAA